In a genomic window of Nitrospirota bacterium:
- a CDS encoding B12-binding domain-containing radical SAM protein, with the protein MEHILFIKDSFSIEGEPMGVMQLSAIAKMQGFNTCLCSSKQDYKKLINKHKPAAIAISMLSGEYTSIKTLIGEIKRYADKIPIIVGGPHPTFAPSALEDFGVEAICTGEGDRAFTEILKRIGAGTSFDGIPNIHTKTQKTPRGPLIENLDELPFIDRELYYEASPVNRRFKMRSFYSSRGCPYGCTYCFNHAYNKLNKGLGRVVRKRSVENLIEELEIVTKKYDTQYIRFSDDVFTHAADDWLEKFSKEYKRKIGIPFYCLVRSNSVTKDMVTLLKNAGCNSVCMCIEAANADLRRLILNRNLSNETIIKSFDLFNGSGIHTYSNSMLALPTATLKDELDSLDLNIRCKPTCGLFSILLPYPGTEIHDYCIEHNLLDKDYNFEDISRSVGSYSMLSSFTDKEKKIQKNIVFLGPLVIKLPFLKKLFVKYLIYMPNNFIFLFIHYCTKYYLFKKYIIPMRYTLTDYLHFMIATLKSEFKNMGVSNKDTILPEQL; encoded by the coding sequence GTGGAACATATACTTTTTATAAAGGATAGTTTCAGTATAGAGGGTGAACCTATGGGGGTGATGCAGCTTTCCGCCATAGCTAAAATGCAGGGCTTTAATACATGTCTTTGTAGTTCTAAGCAAGATTATAAAAAGCTAATCAATAAGCACAAGCCTGCAGCGATAGCAATTTCCATGTTATCAGGTGAATACACATCTATAAAAACCCTGATTGGAGAGATTAAGAGATATGCCGATAAAATACCGATAATTGTTGGTGGACCTCATCCAACATTTGCGCCATCAGCTCTTGAAGACTTCGGCGTGGAGGCGATATGTACAGGAGAGGGGGACAGGGCATTTACTGAAATATTAAAGCGTATCGGAGCTGGAACAAGTTTCGACGGGATACCAAATATTCATACAAAGACGCAGAAAACTCCCCGAGGTCCTTTAATTGAAAATCTGGACGAACTTCCTTTTATTGACCGTGAGCTTTATTACGAAGCCTCGCCTGTTAACAGAAGATTTAAGATGCGTTCTTTTTACTCATCAAGGGGCTGTCCTTACGGGTGCACATATTGTTTTAACCATGCCTATAATAAACTTAACAAAGGTCTTGGCCGGGTTGTCAGAAAACGCTCGGTAGAGAACTTAATAGAGGAGCTGGAAATTGTCACAAAAAAATATGATACACAATATATACGCTTCAGTGACGATGTATTTACGCACGCAGCAGACGACTGGCTAGAGAAATTTTCAAAAGAATATAAACGTAAAATAGGCATTCCTTTTTATTGTCTGGTACGGTCCAACTCTGTAACAAAAGACATGGTAACTCTTTTAAAAAACGCTGGCTGCAATTCTGTTTGTATGTGTATAGAGGCAGCCAATGCCGACCTGAGAAGGCTCATTTTAAATCGTAACCTATCCAATGAAACTATCATAAAATCCTTCGATTTGTTCAACGGCTCAGGCATTCACACCTACTCCAACTCCATGTTGGCATTACCAACTGCAACATTGAAAGACGAACTTGACTCTTTAGATTTGAACATCCGGTGTAAACCTACATGTGGGTTATTCAGCATACTGCTTCCATACCCAGGCACAGAAATCCATGACTACTGCATCGAACACAATCTTTTAGATAAAGATTATAACTTTGAAGATATCAGTAGGTCTGTAGGAAGCTATTCTATGCTGAGTTCATTTACAGACAAGGAAAAAAAGATTCAAAAAAACATTGTTTTTTTGGGTCCACTGGTGATAAAACTCCCGTTTTTAAAAAAGCTTTTTGTAAAATACTTAATATATATGCCGAATAATTTTATATTTCTTTTCATACATTATTGTACAAAGTACTATCTATTTAAGAAGTACATTATTCCTATGAGATACACCCTGACAGATTACCTGCACTTTATGATAGCAACGCTTAAGTCCGAGTTCAAAAATATGGGGGTTTCAAATAAAGACACAATTCTTCCCGAACAACTGTAA